In a genomic window of Leishmania donovani BPK282A1 complete genome, chromosome 32:
- a CDS encoding serine/threonine protein kinase, putative — protein sequence MIRNATIPAYIQSSPNHSNHNNMSLSLSLQKQKDANADGEDYADGRRILMHNPLKGHLFSSTSDSSLHSSIGQPEMIAAASSSVQKGSSGAGNRLDTALGFCGEETAQGLVAEQVEGPCDEKHVNLIEVRAIDSDDDPSSLEEQEHQVCCTIPSLPAVAFIMCFGAIIVGLLGFLPFYFVGVQSNAHTTEYLLSEAMKGVASITQNSLAMLPAFVHIVTFNYIKRHNTTLEETNLPQDPDQLLVSLLTVLTRFNEAISYLRFVYEGGLYTNAGYTDPKPTDANQTRKIYGGYSRTHNTVPMLEMYNESVTAVEPPNVLGYFDFHREVTLPEGAMNQIVKTWVADPQNNTRWLLASDNTTPTYFNFVMPFTVNGSLGYFAAGSSSDTIIEETTTLVSFLRKNGRIFLVDATRNILVGNSWNQSVQSRTEDSAIGATIYTPTRIYEITEPIILAAMQVVNESGSLTEVLKDKDTALITFRYKGNNAFLNLTKVKDSYGLDLVLGVVVVRADFEKAFSTARTAAFMVTVLVVVIAAVVAVVIAWFVVREMKRLIPQLIRASNLEVSRGDGKDHRVQGWLAYITEIRGIHEAFVRVERSLREMRTFVPAAVMTLAPSDGSHSDADLADGKTRRVRTRFNANIVKDNTNEFSRVDVAMVLVDVHRAMDTTEACFIMDIISQRAEEYTGYIESVSSSSFFVNFGTQSQNPLVVSKICRFALEVYQSVPDFMRNRVVCFAVRMPFLVGTCGARHSKARVVFDTQRMLDISKVLWDIGCHVASTTDTLSHFATSSAQIPWYRIDCVRFPDEVSQVTLCELRDPRSSLQDNENMPKKMGDGLSKMCKGEYKQALMIFDSAHSENVQLKRLRKICIDRIASGDTSKYIHLIQDVYALDATPSNHEDMATSSGEVCDPSNEPPLFACSSFENGAGMPAPVLSQPAAHASPPVAPHTTPICHSKTSPTPSVTTGGEAAEPSHLTERAVTAAMGPREFPPCGASQVVGASGAGPGLPPFHPRTPGATTTAASVPGSSPPWVARDDNASEAPSFLTNAFVFDSSVASADAVGATVQAADEPQVLRDVNQHEWQVSLYPIGSGAFSFIYLGMSDDGVQVAIKRIPRLHRGIKEEEMVSEVCTCAKLRHPNIVPYISCCVTQSYLAIIMEYMPGGSLHDIIDNFGKLPRTVVRRFMLDIVNGLAYLHESTTHGDVKPHNILLGVDGVCKLSDFGSASDRLTEACCVNEDRLMRGTAVYISPEGARNLPLTSASDIYSLGISFLEMVLGRLPWKWADPERTDELPLRHDHEFVQCLTANAIVVDIPDDLDNDMRELALASCAENPEKRPTAQELLSFAFLI from the coding sequence ATGATACGGAACGCCACGATCCCGGCGTACATCCAGTCCAGCCCGAATCACAGCAACCACAACAATATGAGCTTGTCGCTGAGCCTGCAGAAGCAGAAGGACGCGAACGCCGACGGTGAGGACTACGCCGACGGCCGACGCATCTTGATGCACAACCCGCTCAAGGGCCATCTCTTCAGCAGCACCTCGGACTCCTCGCTTCACAGCTCCATCGGCCAGCCGGAGAtgatcgcggcggcgtccagCAGCGTGCAGAaggggagcagcggcgccggcaaccGTCTCGACACAGCGCTCGGCTTTTGCGGtgaggagacggcgcagGGGCTGGTTGCTGAGCAAGTCGAGGGCCCGTGTGATGAGAAGCACGTGAACCTGATTGAGGTGCGCGCCATCGACTCGGACGACGATCCATCCTCGCTTGAGGAGCAGGAGCACCAAGTTTGCTGCACCATTCCCAGTCTTCCCGCCGTTGCTTTTATCATGTGCTTTGGCGCCATCATTGTGGGGCTGTTGGGTTTCCTTCCGTTCTACTTCGTCGGCGTCCAGtccaacgcacacacgacagAGTATCTGCTGAGTGAGGCCATGAAGGGCGTAGCCTCCATCACGCAGAACAGCCTGGCGATGCTTCCCGCGTTTGTGCACATTGTGACGTTCAACTACATCAAGCGTCATAACACGACACTGGAGGAGACGAACTTGCCCCAAGACCCGGATCAGCTGCTGGTATCGCTCCTCACGGTTCTCACTCGCTTCAACGAGGCCATTTCGTATCTGCGGTTCGTCTACGAAGGCGGTCTCTACACGAATGCCGGTTACACAGACCCGAAGCCAACCGATGCAAACCAGACCCGAAAGATCTACGGCGGTTACAGCCGCACGCACAACACGGTCCCCATGCTCGAAATGTACAATGAGAGCGTCACCGCGGTTGAACCGCCCAACGTATTGGGTTACTTCGACTTCCACCGCGAAGTCACGCTCCCTGAAGGCGCCATGAACCAGATTGTGAAAACGTGGGTGGCGGACCCGCAGAACAACACCCGCTGGCTACTGGCCTCTGATAACACCACTCCGACGTACTTCAACTTCGTGATGCCCTTTACCGTAAACGGCTCCCTTGGCTACTTCGCGGCCGGCTCCTCGTCGGACACGATCATCGAAGAAACAACCACCCTCGTAAGCTTTCTGCGCAAGAACGGCCGCATCTTTCTCGTGGATGCCACACGCAACATTCTTGTCGGTAACAGCTGGAACCAATCAGTGCAGAGTAGAACGGAGGACAGCGCGATCGGCGCAACCATCTACACCCCGACTCGCATCTACGAAATCACCGAGCCCATCATTCTTGCTGCCATGCAGGTGGTCAACGAGAGCGGTAGCTTGACGGAGGTGTTGAAGGACAAGGACACGGCCCTCATCACCTTTCGGTACAAGGGCAACAACGCGTTTCTGAACCTCACAAAGGTGAAGGACTCGTACGGGCTGGACCTCGTTCTTGGCGTCGTGGTTGTGCGGGCTGACTTCGAGAAGGCTTTCTCCaccgcgcgcacggcggcctTCATGGTGACGGTTCTGGTGGTTGTgatcgccgctgtcgtcgcggTGGTCATCGCGTGGTTTGTCGTGCGGGAGATGAAGCGGCTCATCCCGCAGCTCATCCGCGCGTCGAACCTTGAGGTGtcccgcggcgacggcaaggaTCACCGCGTGCAGGGCTGGCTGGCGTACATTACGGAGATTCGCGGCATTCACGAGGCCTTCGTGCGCGTCGAGCGGAGTCTGCGAGAGATGCGCACGTTTGTGCCGGCGGCCGTCATGACTCTGGCGCCGTCCGACGGCTCTCACAGCGACGCGGATCTTGCTGACGGCAAGACGCGCCGTGTGCGTACCCGCTTTAACGCTAACATTGTCAAGGACAACACGAACGAGTTCTCACGAGTGGATGTGGCGATGGTGCTGGTGGATGTGCACCGCGCCATGGACACGACTGAGGCGTGCTTTATTATGGATATCATCTCGCAACGCGCCGAAGAGTACACTGGCTACATCGAGTCCGTCAGTTCCAGCAGCTTCTTCGTCAATTTCGGCACTCAGTCACAGAACCCGCTCGTGGTGTCGAAGATTTGCCGCTTTGCGCTCGAGGTGTACCAATCCGTGCCGGACTTCATGCGCAACCGCGTCGTCTGCTTCGCTGTCCGCATGCCGTTTCTTGTCGGCACGTGCGGTGCACGGCACAGCAAGGCCCGCGTGGTCTTTGACACGCAGCGGATGCTGGACATTTCAAAGGTGCTGTGGGACATCGGCTGCCACGTCGCCTCCACGACAGACACACTCTCGCACTTCGCcacgagcagcgcgcagATCCCGTGGTACCGGATCGACTGCGTGCGCTTTCCGGACGAGGTTTCGCAGGTGACACTGTGCGAGCTGCGTGACCCGCGCTCGTCGCTGCAGGATAATGAAAACATGCCAAAGAAGATGGGCGACGGCCTCTCGAAAATGTGCAAGGGCGAGTACAAGCAGGCGCTTATGATCTTCGACTCCGCGCACAGCGAGAACGTGCAGCTCAAGCGGCTGCGCAAGATCTGCATTGACCGCATCGCCTCTGGCGACACAAGCAAGTACATCCATCTCATCCAGGACGTCTACGCGCTGGACGCCACCCCCAGTAACCACGAGGACATggcgacgagcagcggcgaggtgTGCGATCCATCGAACGAGCCACCATTGTTTGCATGCAGCTCCTTTGAGAATGGTGCGGGGATGCCGGCACCAGTGCTATCGCAGCCCGCAGCTCACGCCTCGCCTCCTGTCGCGCCCCACACCACGCCAATCTGCCACTCGAAgacgtcgccgacgccgtccgTGACGAccggcggtgaggcggcggagcCCTCGCACCTCACCGAGCGGGCTGTGACGGCCGCCATGGGCCCCCGCGAGTTCCCTCCATGCGGAGCGTCGCAGGTGGTTGGAGCCAGCGGCGCGGGTCCtggcctccctcccttccatCCACGAACCCCTGGCGctacgacgacggcggccagcgTGCCTGGAAGCTCCCCGCCCTGGGTCGCGCGCGACGACAACGCGAGCGAGGCGCCGTCGTTTCTCACGAACGCCTTCGTCTTCGACTCCTCCGTGGCCTCCGCGGACGCTGTTGGTGCGACCGTGCAGGCCGCCGACGAgccgcaggtgctgcggGACGTGAACCAGCATGAGTGGCAGGTCTCCCTCTACCcgatcggcagcggcgccttcaGCTTCATCTACCTGGGCATGTCAGACGATGGCGTGCAAGTGGCGATCAAGCGCATTCCccggctgcaccgcggcatcaaggaggaagagatggTGTCCGAGGTATGCACGTGCGCCAAACTGCGACATCCCAACATTGTTCCCTACATCTCCTGCTGCGTAACCCAGTCGTACCTGGCAATCATCATGGAATACATGCCAGGGGGCTCGCTGCATGACATCATCGACAACTTTGGCAAGCTGCCTCGCACCGTGGTGCGCCGGTTCATGCTCGACATCGTGAACGGCCTCGCGTACCTGCATGAGTCCACCACGCACGGTGACGTGAAGCCGCACAACATTCTGCTTGGCGTGGACGGCGTCTGCAAGCTCTCCGACTTCGGCTCCGCCTCGGACAGGCTCACGGAGGCGTGCTGCGTCAACGAGGACCGCCTGATGCGCGGCACGGCCGTGTACATCTCACCCGAGGGCGCGCGCAACCTTCCACTGACCTCCGCCTCTGACATCTACTCGCTCGGTATCTCGTTCTTGGAGATGGTGCTTGGCCGCCTGCCGTGGAAGTGGGCCGATCCCGAGAGAACAGACGAGCTCCCGCTGCGTCACGACCACGAGTTTGTGCAGTGCCTCACCGCCAATGCCATTGTCGTCGACATTCCCGACGACCTGGACAACGACATGCGCGAGTTGGCGCTGGCGAGCTGCGCTGAGAACCCGGAAAAACGACCGACAGC